A DNA window from Streptococcus sp. LPB0220 contains the following coding sequences:
- a CDS encoding gamma-glutamylcysteine synthetase translates to MTKQQAIKLLKEKYLSNMKEDSELFVGVELEFPIVETNGNKTNIEVTKNLFRTLANLSDFEVEKIDDDQNPIQLIHCSSKDRILFELSYNTIEFAFERARSINEVAKRFEAYLKIIQPILQENNHEIQGHGIHPLWQENDNSPVKIERYKMLMAFLAMNGTGMKTHSYPSYGAFICGNQVQLDVRRDNYLRIINAFNKIEAAKAYLFSNSEFSAEAWDTKIARDIFWEESLHGYYKENVGIYPKDYQSEEEFFNNLARTAIFTATREEKSYYFKPIRVEDYLDQKEITAYTADGNAKIINPVKEDLKQHRSYQFQDLTARGTVEFRSVCTQALETTFAPIAFELGLFVELEKLENFLEDSSFFKNEEQDYRKLRKKYSKKILSKEEKEAIQSFSKDLLDIAEAGLMKRGYGEEKFLIINKELE, encoded by the coding sequence ATGACAAAACAACAAGCAATTAAATTACTAAAAGAGAAGTACCTTAGTAATATGAAAGAGGATTCGGAACTCTTTGTCGGAGTTGAATTAGAGTTCCCGATTGTAGAAACAAATGGAAATAAAACAAATATAGAGGTGACGAAAAATCTTTTTCGAACCTTAGCCAACTTATCAGATTTTGAAGTTGAAAAAATAGATGACGATCAAAATCCTATTCAATTGATTCACTGCTCTTCTAAAGATCGTATTCTATTCGAGTTGAGTTACAATACAATTGAATTTGCATTTGAGAGAGCTCGTTCTATAAATGAGGTGGCCAAACGTTTTGAGGCCTATTTGAAGATTATTCAACCGATTTTGCAAGAAAATAATCACGAAATCCAAGGGCACGGAATCCATCCTCTGTGGCAAGAAAATGATAATAGCCCAGTGAAAATCGAACGATACAAGATGTTAATGGCTTTCCTTGCAATGAATGGTACAGGGATGAAAACACACTCTTATCCTTCGTACGGAGCATTTATATGCGGAAACCAGGTTCAATTGGATGTAAGGCGCGATAACTATCTTCGCATCATTAATGCCTTTAATAAAATTGAAGCAGCAAAAGCATATTTGTTTTCTAACTCAGAATTTTCAGCAGAGGCTTGGGATACAAAAATTGCCAGAGATATTTTCTGGGAAGAATCCTTACATGGTTATTATAAGGAAAATGTAGGGATTTATCCTAAGGACTACCAAAGCGAAGAAGAGTTTTTTAATAATCTCGCTAGAACGGCTATTTTTACGGCAACTAGAGAGGAGAAATCTTATTATTTTAAACCAATTCGAGTGGAGGACTATCTAGATCAAAAAGAAATTACAGCCTATACGGCTGATGGAAATGCGAAGATCATTAACCCTGTAAAAGAAGATCTAAAACAACATCGAAGTTACCAATTTCAAGATTTAACTGCTCGTGGGACTGTGGAATTTAGAAGCGTTTGTACACAAGCATTAGAAACCACCTTTGCCCCGATAGCCTTTGAGCTGGGCTTGTTTGTAGAATTAGAAAAACTGGAAAACTTTTTAGAAGATTCTTCATTTTTTAAAAATGAAGAACAGGACTATCGAAAACTTAGAAAGAAATATTCAAAGAAAATTCTAAGTAAAGAAGAAAAAGAAGCGATCCAATCCTTTTCAAAAGATCTTCTAGACATAGCTGAAGCAGGTTTAATGAAAAGAGGTTACGGAGAAGAAAAATTTCTCATCATTAACAAAGAACTAGAATAA
- a CDS encoding zinc-dependent MarR family transcriptional regulator encodes MSEVANKIDRFLNSILLLSENQHEILVGSCTSGVSLTNTQEHILMLVADEALTNSVLAKKLNVSQAAITKAVKPLLSQGMLETYRDENDARVLYYRLTEIGKPIALEHQHHHQHTLHTYEDVLSKFTKNEQGVISRFLDLLEEEL; translated from the coding sequence TTGTCTGAAGTTGCAAATAAAATCGATCGATTTTTAAATTCTATTTTATTGTTATCAGAAAATCAGCATGAGATTTTAGTTGGTTCTTGTACAAGTGGTGTTTCATTAACCAACACTCAGGAACATATTTTGATGCTGGTTGCTGATGAAGCTCTAACCAATTCTGTCTTAGCTAAGAAATTGAATGTCAGTCAGGCTGCTATCACGAAGGCCGTGAAGCCCTTATTAAGTCAGGGGATGCTGGAGACTTATCGCGATGAAAATGATGCTCGGGTTCTCTATTACCGTTTAACTGAGATTGGTAAGCCGATTGCATTAGAGCATCAGCACCATCATCAGCATACTCTTCACACTTACGAGGATGTTTTGTCGAAGTTTACTAAGAATGAGCAAGGGGTCATTTCGCGGTTTTTAGATTTATTGGAAGAGGAGTTATAG
- a CDS encoding metal ABC transporter ATP-binding protein — MRYITVSNLSFYYDREPVLEGINYYLDSGEFVTLTGENGAAKSTLIKASLGILQPKVGTVEISKTNVKGKKLRIAYLPQQIASFNAGFPSTVYEFVKSGRYPRKGWFRKLNEHDEKHILKSLESVGMLEFKDRAIGSLSGGQKQRAVIARMFASDPDIFVLDEPTTGMDATTKSDFYELMHHSAHHHQKSVLMITHDPEEVNQFADRNIHLVRDQSSPWRCFNVHDTEGEGDHA, encoded by the coding sequence TTGAGGTATATTACGGTTTCGAATTTATCGTTTTATTATGACCGGGAACCGGTTCTGGAAGGAATCAATTACTACTTAGATAGTGGGGAGTTTGTGACCTTGACCGGGGAAAATGGGGCTGCTAAGTCAACCTTGATTAAGGCTAGTCTTGGGATTTTACAGCCCAAGGTCGGGACAGTTGAGATTTCAAAGACAAATGTTAAGGGGAAGAAATTAAGGATTGCTTATTTGCCACAACAGATTGCTAGTTTTAATGCAGGGTTTCCCAGTACGGTCTATGAATTTGTGAAGTCAGGTCGTTATCCTCGTAAAGGCTGGTTTCGAAAGTTGAATGAGCACGATGAAAAACATATTCTGAAGAGTTTAGAATCTGTTGGGATGCTGGAGTTCAAGGATCGGGCGATTGGTTCTTTGTCTGGTGGTCAGAAACAGCGGGCCGTCATTGCTCGGATGTTTGCTTCAGATCCGGATATCTTTGTTTTAGATGAACCGACAACAGGGATGGATGCGACGACAAAGAGTGATTTTTATGAGTTGATGCATCACAGTGCGCATCACCATCAAAAATCTGTTTTGATGATTACGCATGATCCTGAAGAGGTTAACCAATTTGCGGATCGGAATATTCATTTGGTTCGTGACCAAAGCTCTCCTTGGAGATGTTTTAACGTCCATGATACAGA